TTTTATCGTCATTCGGAGAGACCTCTATGAGTCTGGAGACAAGAGAAGATCTCGATCCGCTCGAAACCACGGAGTGGCTAGAATCCCTGGAATCAGTACTGGATCGTGAGGGCGAAGATCGTGCCCGCTACCTGATGACCCGCTTGGCGGATCGCCTGCGCCGGGACGGGATGAAGGTGCCCTTCTCGGTGACAACCCCGCACCGGAATACGATCCCTGTGCATCGCGAAGCACCGATGCCCGGCGATCTGTTTATGGAGCGCCGCATTCGGTCGTTGATCCGTTATAACGCCATTGCTCAGGTCATCCGTAATAACCGCGCCAACCCCGGGCTGGGCGGCCACATTGCCAGCTTTATGTCGTCAGCCACGCTGTACGATGTCGGCTTTAACCACTTCTTCCGCGCGCCCAAGGGTGATTTTGAAGGCGACCTGATCTACATTCAGGGCCACGTTGCCCCGGGGATTTACGCGCGTTCTTATCTGGAAGGCCGTCTGTCTGAAGAGCAGATGGACAAATTCCGTCGCGAAGTCGACGGCGATGGTCTGTCTTCCTACCCGCACCCTTGGCTGATGCCGGATTACTGGCAGTTCCCCACGGTGTCGATGGGTCTTGGCCCGATTCAGGCCATCTATCAAGCCCACGTGATGAAGTACCTGCATCACCGTGAGCTGAAAGACATGTACGACCGCAAGATCTGGTGCTTTATGGGCGACGGCGAGTGTGATGAGCCGGAGTCACTGGGCGCGATTTCTCTGGCGGGTCGTGAAAACCTCGATAACCTGATCTTCGTCATCAACTGCAACCTGCAGCGCTTGGACGGTCCGGTACGCGGCAACTCCCGCGTCATGGACGAGTTCGAAGGCGTGTTCCGCGGTGCTGGCTGGAACGTCATCAAGGTCGTCTGGGGGCGTCACTGGGATCCGCTGTTCGAGAAGGACAAGAAAGGCATCCTGCAAAAACGCATGGATGAAGCAGTCGACGGTGAGTACCAGAACTACAAGGCCAACGGCGGTTCGTACACCCGTGAGCACTTCTTCGGTAAGTACCCCGAAACCGAAGCGATGGTCAATGACCTGTCTGATGAAGACATCTGGAAGCTCAACCGCGGTGGTCACGACCCGTTCAAGGTCTACGCGGCCTACCATGAAGCGGTCAACCAGACCAACGGTAAGCCCACGGTCATCCTGGCGCACACCGTTAAAGGCTACGGCATGGGCAGCGGCGATGGCGAAGCCGCCAACGAAGCCCACCAGGTCAAGAGCATGGAGTACGAAGCGCTGCGCAAATTCCGCGACCGCTTTGGTATTCCGATCACCGACGAACAGCTCAAAGACGTGCCCTACTACAAGCCGGAAGAAGACTCTCCCGAGCTTAAGTACATGCACCTGCAGCGGGAACGCTTGAACGGCTACCTGCCGGCCCGCCGCAGTGACTTTGAGGCGCTGGAGATCCCCAGCCTGGACGACAAAACCTTTGCCTCGCAAATGGTTGGTTCCAAAGGGCGCGAAGTCTCGACCACCATGGCATTCGTGCGCGTCCTGAACGGTCTGGTCAAGGATAAGAAGCTCGGCAAACATGTCGTACCGATTATTCCTGACGAAGCGCGTACCTTCGGCATGGAAGGCATGTTCCGTCAGCTCGGCATCTACACCTCGGAAGGTCAGAAATATGAGCCGGTCGATAAAGGCCAGATCATGTTCTACCGCGAGGATCAGAAAGGCCAGATTCTCGAAGAAGGGATTAGTGAGGCTGGCGCGATGTCTGCGTGGATTGCCGCCGCGACGTCCTACAGCAACAACAACGTTACCCTGCTGCCGTTCTATGTCTACTACTCGATGTTCGGCTTCCAGCGCATTGGTGACTTGGCCTGGGCCGCAGGTGACCTGCAAGCCCGCGGCTTTATGGTCGGCGGCACTGCCGGGCGTACCACGCTCAACGGTGAAGGTCTGCAGCACCAGGATGGTCACAGCTTGATTCAAGCCTCCACCATACCCAACTGCCGCAGCTACGACCCGACCTACGCCCACGAAGTGGCGGTCATCCTCCAGGATGGTTTGAAGCGCATGTTCTCCGACAAAGAGAACTGCTTCTACTACCTGACGGTGATGAACGAAAACTACGAGCACCCAGCAATCGACAACGTGCCCACCGACGATATCGTCAAAGGCATGTACCTGCTCAACGAAACGAAAGGCGACAAGGGCCGCGTGCAACTGATGGGCTCCGGTACCATCCTGCGCGAAGTCGAAGCCGCCGCAGAGCTGTTGGCCAACGACTGGGGCATTGGCGCGGATATCTGGAGCGTGACCAGCTTTAACGAGCTGCGTCGCGAAGCGCTGCTGTTGGAGCGTGAAGCCTTCTTGAACCCGGACGTTGAGGGCAACAAGCCCCACGTGACGAAGTGCCTGGAAGGCCGTGACGGCCCGGTGATTGCCTCCACCGACTACATGAAGCTCTACGCCGACCAAGTGCGTGCCTGGGTGCCAAGCGAGTACACCGTGCTGGGTACAGACGGCTTTGGCCGTTCCGACACCCGCGAGAAGCTGCGCTACTTCTTTGAAGTAGACCGCTACTTCGTCACCGTGGCGGCGCTACGTGCGCTGGCGGACCGCGGTGAGCTTGATCGCAAGCATGTCGGCGAGGCGCTGAAGAAGTATGGCATCGACGCCAACAAGCCGAACCCGCTGACCAGCTAAACCGCTGCCCGGCGGGCAAACGCCCGCCGGCTCGATCCGATTTGGAAGGAGCGCGACCTTGAGTAGCGAAATCATCAAAGTTCCCGATATCGGTGGTGATACCGATGTCGAAATCATCGAGATTGCGGTGTCAGAAGGCGACGTCATTGAAGCGGAAGACACCCTAATCACCCTGGAATCTGACAAAGCCAGCATGGACGTCCCGGCCCCGAAAGGCGGCAAGGTGCTCAAAGTGCTGGTCAAAGAAGGCGATAGCGTCTCCGAAGGCGACGACATCGTTGAGCTGGAGGTTGAAGGCGGCACAGGCGGTGGCGAAGAGACGTCTGACAGCCAGCCCAACGACGCGCCAGCGAAAGAAGACAAACCGACGCAGGAAGAAGCCCCTGCACCGGCAGCGAAGAAAGCCAGTGGCGGCAAGCAGGCCGTTGACATCAAAGTGCCGGACTTGGGTGGTTCAGACAACGTTGAAATCATCGAAGTCGCGGTCAGCGCT
This genomic window from Halomonas sp. TD01 contains:
- the aceE gene encoding pyruvate dehydrogenase (acetyl-transferring), homodimeric type — encoded protein: MSLETREDLDPLETTEWLESLESVLDREGEDRARYLMTRLADRLRRDGMKVPFSVTTPHRNTIPVHREAPMPGDLFMERRIRSLIRYNAIAQVIRNNRANPGLGGHIASFMSSATLYDVGFNHFFRAPKGDFEGDLIYIQGHVAPGIYARSYLEGRLSEEQMDKFRREVDGDGLSSYPHPWLMPDYWQFPTVSMGLGPIQAIYQAHVMKYLHHRELKDMYDRKIWCFMGDGECDEPESLGAISLAGRENLDNLIFVINCNLQRLDGPVRGNSRVMDEFEGVFRGAGWNVIKVVWGRHWDPLFEKDKKGILQKRMDEAVDGEYQNYKANGGSYTREHFFGKYPETEAMVNDLSDEDIWKLNRGGHDPFKVYAAYHEAVNQTNGKPTVILAHTVKGYGMGSGDGEAANEAHQVKSMEYEALRKFRDRFGIPITDEQLKDVPYYKPEEDSPELKYMHLQRERLNGYLPARRSDFEALEIPSLDDKTFASQMVGSKGREVSTTMAFVRVLNGLVKDKKLGKHVVPIIPDEARTFGMEGMFRQLGIYTSEGQKYEPVDKGQIMFYREDQKGQILEEGISEAGAMSAWIAAATSYSNNNVTLLPFYVYYSMFGFQRIGDLAWAAGDLQARGFMVGGTAGRTTLNGEGLQHQDGHSLIQASTIPNCRSYDPTYAHEVAVILQDGLKRMFSDKENCFYYLTVMNENYEHPAIDNVPTDDIVKGMYLLNETKGDKGRVQLMGSGTILREVEAAAELLANDWGIGADIWSVTSFNELRREALLLEREAFLNPDVEGNKPHVTKCLEGRDGPVIASTDYMKLYADQVRAWVPSEYTVLGTDGFGRSDTREKLRYFFEVDRYFVTVAALRALADRGELDRKHVGEALKKYGIDANKPNPLTS